The stretch of DNA TAGCCCCAGGAACCCCCGTCATCGGCCGAGAATTCAAGATCGTCGCTCGCCTGGGCCAGCCCGGCAAAGCTGTAGGTGAGCCCCGATGCCCCACCGGTATCGGCAAAGATCACCGGCCCGCCCGACCGATCGAGCAGGCACATCTTGGCATCGGAAGGACCATTGTCGATCACCACCACGCTGTCGGTATCGGCCGCGTCGGTTCCGGTGTTCGTCACGGTGATGAGGTATTCGACCAACGCGCCGGGAATCGCCTTGGGATTGGCAGTGCCGTTGACCGGGTCCGAGATCACCGAACTCACCTTGCTCACGACCAGCCGGGCGAAGGGATTGCACACGGTGATGTCGTGCACGGCAATCGCCTGCTGGCCGGGATTGGTCGGAGCCGTGGCGGCGTTGCCGTAACGAATGACGATCGTATCGATCGCCTGGGTGAAGGTCACGACCGCATTACCGAGCGCCTCGTCGGTGTCGGACCCGCCATCGCCCGTTATCACGTTCCCGCTCACGAAATTGACATTGCCATTGGTGAGCGTGGGCAGGACGGTCGCGCCGCCCAGCGTGCCGGTCACCTCGACATTGTCGGCGAACTGCCCGCCGAAGAAATCGATGTCGAAGATCGAGAACTGGACCCCGCTGAAAGCGCGCGGCAGCGTGATGACGAGTTCGACCACGCCCGCCCGGCTCGACTGGTCGGCAAGCATGACGAGGCTGTCCTCGGGTATCGACAGCCCGCCGAGGAACGCGTCGTCGACGGTCGGCGACTGACCGCCGAAGGTGGGGTTGCTGAGATAGGCCCCGTCATTGCTGAGCGAGAAACCGATATTGCCGAAACCGGCGAAGGCATAGGCGTTGTTCTCGCTTCCCGGTGTCCAGCCTGCGATCATGTCCCAGTCGAACACCGCGGAGCCGGCGGGACAGGACAGGCTCGGAGGAATACCCGGCGCGCGCCCGCTCTGGACCGTAAAGCTCGAGGCGGCGTAATCATCCTCCGAGACGATTGCATTGCCGGGCGTCGAATCGATGTCAGGTAGCGAACTGGCGATGATTTCGGCGGTGTTGGTGACAACTGTCCCGGCCCCGGAGGTGATCGTGCCGGAAATGGTCAGCACCGCGCTTTGCCCGGGAGCGAGCGTGCCCACCGCCCAGTCTCCGGTCGCCGCGTTGAAACTGCCGTCCCCGCTCGCGCCGACGAAGGAAAAACCGCCGGGCAGGTTGTCCCGCACCACGATCCCGTTCGCGGTGGCGGTCGATGCGGCCGTGTTCGTCACGGTCAACCGCCACGTGGCCGTGCCTCCCGAGACCGCCGGCGCGCCGAGAAGCGACTTGGTCAGCGAGAGATCCGCGAAATTGCTCGGCAGGGAAGTCAGGCGCAGTTCGGCGAAGCGAAACCGGCCATCGTCCGCGCTCGGGAAGATGTCGCACACTTCCATCCGCCACGTGCCCGCACTCGCCACGCCGAAGAATGCGGCAAGCGGCGAATTGGGGCGAAAGGTGTTGGCGAACGGCGGCGGGCTGCCGGTCGGCTGGTTGCCGTTGGGGTCGACCGAATTGACCTCGACCGCCGCATCGTCGTCCAGCAGGGCATTGAGGTTGTTGCCGCTGGTGCTGGTCGCATCCCCATCGACCAACTGGACGCGGGTTCCATCGGGCGCCTGCAAGGTTATGCGCATATCCCCGCGCCAGGAATGCGTCGCGTAGAAGCCGAAATCGACATCGGCGACGGTGAAGCTGTCGGTAACGGTAAAATTGCGCACCAGCGGCGATCCGCAAGGCGTGCCGTCGTCGATATTGCCGTCATTGGTGACGGAATAGCTGAAGACGGCCTGGCCCAGCGCCGGTTGCGCGAACGCGAGGCAGAGCACGGCAAAGGCGAGCCTGGCTGCCGCCTGCACCGCCCCGCTCGCGCCTCTTGCCAGCCTTTCCCATGCCATGCCCCGGCGATAGGCCAACATGGTAAACGCGCGGTTTACCGCGATTCTGCCGACCCGGCCCGTCATCGCCGCCGCCCGATCCCGAGAGCATTGCCGAGCGAGGCGAAAAGGTCGTTGTCGAACTTCATCCGCACCGCCGCGAAAACGCCCTTGTCGGTGTTGCGCACGGCGGCGAAATCGCCGTCGCGGAAGCCCTCGACATTATAGCCCACGGTAAGCAGCATCCCCTCGACCGGGCTGAAGCCGATGGTCGGGCCGTAGGCGAAATCGGTCACCTCGTCCTCGATATTGGTGCGGACGCTAGCACTCGCGCCGAGCTCGAAATCCTCGCCGATCCCAATTCGCGCATCGATCCCCGCGATGAGGGTCGTGCCGGCGAACTCGGTGCCTTCGAAGCGGTCGAAATTGTAGCGCGCGCCGACGAACAGGCTGTATTCGTCGCGCCGGACCTGCTGCTTCAGGCCGCTGTCGTCGAAAGTCCAGCCGCGCGGCGACCAGTTGGTGGACAGGCTCCCGACGAGGCGGCGCGTCACGGCGTCCCCGTCAACCGTGAGCGCGGTCCGTCCCGCCGCACCGGGCTGCCCGGCCACGGCATCCTCGATCCGGTCGCTGCGGAATTCGAGCTTGCCGAGCATCGCGACCTCGGAGGCGTCGGGGCGGTGGGCGAATGCGATGCTCGCATCGAAGATCTCGCTCGCCGCGCCGCCGCGGGTTTCCGCCCTCGTCCAGGTCGCACCGGAGCCGACGATGCTGCCTTCGCCGAGCTGGCGGATCGCCCCGAACGTCGCGCCCATGCGGTCGGCCTGTTCGCCGTCGCGATATTCGCCGCGCGCGACGATGCTCCAGCGATCCTTGCGCCAGGCCCCGCCGAGTGTGACCGCTGTGAAATCCTCGAATTGCTGGCCGCCGGTGAGTTGCCCGCCGCTTGCCGCCGGCTGGAGCGGGTTGACGAGATCGCTGGTATCGGGCGCGCCGTTCAGCGTGCGGTTCCCGTCGATCGTCGCATCAAGCGTGAATTCGCTCGACAGCTGGAGCGTCTGCGACAGCCCGAAGGCGGCGAAGGATCGCACGCCCAGTTCGCCGATGGTCTGCTGCCCGATCGAAGTCACGACCTGACCACCCCGCCACGGGTTCGTCTCGATCCCGCCGAGAAGCTGGCGCGAGCTGATATTCGCGCCGTCGGCAATCTCATAAGTCCCCACGAGGCGCACGTCCTCGGTCACGGCATAGCGCACGCCGACACGGTGGCGCGCAGGCAGGTCGATGCTTTCCGCCTCGTCGAGTGCGATCGCGGTCGCGGCGGACAGTTCGAGCCGGTTTTCCAGAAGCCGCTGCGTCGCGCCCGCTTCGAGCACCGTCGAGGTGTTGGTCGAGCCATCGGCGAGGCGGTCGTCGAAATGGACGATGCCGACGCGCAGGTCGGTCGAGCGCCGCGTGAGGTTGACCTGCGCCTGCGCGGCCCGGCGGCGGCTGGGGTCGACGAGGCTGTCATCCTGCCACAGGCTGGTAAGCAGGCTGAGATCTTCGGCGAGCCGCACGCGCCCGTCGAGCCCGAACTTGCGGCGACCGACCTCGGCCCCGTTCTGCTGGCCGATGCCGTAATCCGCCTCGACCTCGCGAGCATAGGCGAGCAGGTCGAGGTCGCCGGTCTGGTGCTGCGCTTCGACCAGCCAGCCCGTCGCGCTCTCACCGTCGCGCCGGCTGATGCCCAGTTCCGCGCGCAGTTCCGTCCCCGTCCCGATCCGCGCAAGCACGTCGAGCGCGCCGATGTCGGTCCGTGCCTCGCCCGTGCCGCCGGACCCTGCATCGCTGATCGCGCTCGCACCGATCCGCACACGCCCGTCGGCGCTCGTCCAGTCGGCGCGAAGACCCGCATTGAAGCGCGCCTCGCCCGCGCCGCCGGTTTCGTACTCGATGATGATGAATTGCGGATTGAGGTTCTCGTCCCGGCTCAGGATCGGCTCGCGAAAAGTGATCGTGCCCGAAAGAAGATCGATGTCGTAATCGATAAAGCGCGACAATTCCGTCTCGGAAACAATCAGTTCGGAGCGGAACCTGTCACGCACTTGCAAGATCAAGCGCTCGGAATTGGGCAGGATGCGGCGGCTCCCGATCTCGTAAGGCCCCGTGATGCCCTGGCCCTGGATTTCCTCGCGGCGCAGGCGGGTCGCGGTTTCGGCGGCGAAGCCCTGGGCCTTGAACTGGCCGATCCGTGCTTCGCCCTTCACGCCGGTTGCGGTGCGATTGTAGCGGGCGAGCCGGGTCTGGTCGAAGGCGGTCTGGAAATCGCCGTAGAGGGCGTAGAACGTCGCCGTCTCGACCCTCACATAAAGCTTCTCGCGGCTCGCCGCATCGAACCGGCGGGCGGAGGCATCGGCGAAGACGGTGTAATAGGCTTGCGGGTCGAGCGTGCCGAGCAGGCGCTGGTCCTCGCGCTGCTTGGCGCTGTCGTAGGCGAGCGTGAGCAGGTATTTGCCGAGCACCCGCCCCTTTGCATAAAGCGCGACGCGGGCGTTGTTGCCCAGGTCGCTGTCGAAACGCCCGCTGCGCTCCATGTTGTCCGCGACCGAGCGCGCGCCGGCAGTGCCTTCGGCAAGCCCGATGATGGTCCATTCGATATCGCCCGGCTCGATCCACGCCTCGAGTTCCTGCCGCCGCACGATCTCGCCGTCGTCGAAAGTGAAATCGAGCCGCAGCGACCCGCTGACCATCGTCGGTGCGAGTTCGATGCGCGCGATTCCGTCGTCGCCCTCGACCACCCAGCGCGCCTGGCCCGGCGCGATGCCGGTGAGCTGGTTCAACTGCTGGCGGTCGAGCTGGTCGGCGCTTTCATAAGGCGCGTTGAGCGTGAAATTGCCCGAAACGCCTTCGCGCAAGGGGCGATTGTTGCGGTCGAGCACGCGCACCGCCACGACCGGCCGGGTGCGCCCGTCGGCGACAAGATGGGACTGGCCGGGCACAAGCTCGACCCGCGCGGGGCGCGTGGTGAAAAAGACTTCGCGCGTGAAGCTTTTCGAAGGCATTCCGAACGAGTTGATGATCTGCGCCTCCAGGACAGTGCGCTCGTTCACCAGGGGGACGCCGCGCCAGAGGCTAACCGCGAACTTGCCGCGCTCGGGCGTTTCGGTCCCGTCGAAGGACAGCGGATCCACTTCCTTGCCGTCGACTTTCAGCACCACCTTCTGCCCGCGCCTGTGCCGCACCGCGACGCGGATCGCGGGCGCGCGCGGGTTGGCATCGACGGCAGGGGCGAGAAAGCCGTCCTCGCCATCGCCGAGCGCGAGCCACTTCTCGCCCGGCTCTTGAGGCATGGATGTCGGGGCGGTTACATCCTGCGCGCCCCGAGCTGTCGTCG from Erythrobacter sp. encodes:
- a CDS encoding proprotein convertase P-domain-containing protein — its product is MTGRVGRIAVNRAFTMLAYRRGMAWERLARGASGAVQAAARLAFAVLCLAFAQPALGQAVFSYSVTNDGNIDDGTPCGSPLVRNFTVTDSFTVADVDFGFYATHSWRGDMRITLQAPDGTRVQLVDGDATSTSGNNLNALLDDDAAVEVNSVDPNGNQPTGSPPPFANTFRPNSPLAAFFGVASAGTWRMEVCDIFPSADDGRFRFAELRLTSLPSNFADLSLTKSLLGAPAVSGGTATWRLTVTNTAASTATANGIVVRDNLPGGFSFVGASGDGSFNAATGDWAVGTLAPGQSAVLTISGTITSGAGTVVTNTAEIIASSLPDIDSTPGNAIVSEDDYAASSFTVQSGRAPGIPPSLSCPAGSAVFDWDMIAGWTPGSENNAYAFAGFGNIGFSLSNDGAYLSNPTFGGQSPTVDDAFLGGLSIPEDSLVMLADQSSRAGVVELVITLPRAFSGVQFSIFDIDFFGGQFADNVEVTGTLGGATVLPTLTNGNVNFVSGNVITGDGGSDTDEALGNAVVTFTQAIDTIVIRYGNAATAPTNPGQQAIAVHDITVCNPFARLVVSKVSSVISDPVNGTANPKAIPGALVEYLITVTNTGTDAADTDSVVVIDNGPSDAKMCLLDRSGGPVIFADTGGASGLTYSFAGLAQASDDLEFSADDGGSWGYVPSADGEGCDSGITDFRVRPGGAFAGGETFTLSVRFMVE